One Nitrospira sp. DNA segment encodes these proteins:
- a CDS encoding type I secretion system permease/ATPase, which produces MAAATETRPPDQSGPIPASSASDESDTGLLSLLIIAQYYDLPADGWQLRHQFAQSGHKLSDAELLRAAKDLGLKAGFVTREWSKLYETTFPAMAKLLDGGYLVVVKVEDENVLVQNPAEGYSLVLPRDRFELIWTGEIVVMTKRPKIRLQDLRFDMTWVIPGIVKYRMLFGEVLITSAFLQCLALLTPLLMQMVIDTVLVHKEFPTLSLLAGSMIALVVFDAVLGGLRTYLLSHTTNRMTVGLGAQLFRHMLALPLAYFDNRRLGETVAHVRELEHLRRFVTNHSLTVLLDIPFAVLVLAVMWLISPTLALVVMLSLPVYALLFYSMTPSIRARLHDAVDREAVNQAFAIETISGIHTVKAMAVEPSFWRKWDAQLAGSVRASVQATRLITTVRHVALGMRNLTTMVVIWVGAAHVIDGRLSIGQLIALGLLSSQVTGLMLRWDQLWQEFQQADLSVQRLGDMLNRQREPSYNPNRVTIPQVQGQVRFENVTFRYQPDGPTAIRMLSFSAEPGQIVGIVGRSGSGKSTIAKLLQCLYGPEQGRILVDGVDLAQVDPAWLRRHVGVVLQENVLFNGSVRSNIALADPEMAMEQVMQAATWSGAHEFIVELEHGYETLIGEQGWKLSIGQRQQIALARTLAANPRILIFDGAMNALDEESEQALQQHLPQIAQGRTVFILAHRLNCMHQAHRIYVLDKGEIIEQGSYEDLLERAGASAQLSESQTRN; this is translated from the coding sequence ATGGCAGCTGCTACGGAGACGAGGCCTCCCGATCAATCTGGCCCGATCCCCGCATCGTCTGCGTCGGATGAGTCCGATACAGGATTGCTGAGTCTGCTGATCATCGCGCAGTACTATGATCTTCCTGCCGATGGCTGGCAGCTTCGGCACCAGTTTGCCCAATCCGGGCACAAGCTGTCCGATGCGGAGCTGCTCCGTGCCGCCAAGGATCTTGGCCTCAAGGCCGGTTTCGTCACGCGTGAGTGGAGCAAGCTGTACGAAACGACCTTTCCCGCCATGGCTAAGCTTTTGGATGGGGGCTATCTGGTAGTGGTAAAAGTCGAAGACGAGAACGTGCTGGTTCAGAACCCCGCCGAAGGCTATTCCCTCGTCCTCCCGCGTGACCGGTTCGAACTGATCTGGACTGGAGAGATCGTGGTTATGACGAAGCGGCCTAAGATCCGTCTTCAGGATCTCAGGTTTGATATGACGTGGGTGATCCCGGGGATCGTCAAGTATCGCATGTTGTTCGGAGAGGTCCTGATCACATCGGCCTTTCTGCAATGCCTTGCGCTACTCACGCCGCTCTTGATGCAAATGGTCATCGATACGGTGCTGGTGCACAAAGAGTTCCCCACACTCTCTCTGCTGGCCGGGAGCATGATCGCGCTGGTTGTCTTTGACGCTGTCCTTGGCGGGCTTCGGACCTATCTTCTGTCTCATACGACCAACCGGATGACCGTCGGCCTTGGGGCCCAACTCTTTCGCCACATGCTGGCGCTTCCGCTGGCCTATTTTGACAACAGGCGTCTCGGTGAGACCGTCGCGCATGTGCGTGAGCTGGAGCACCTCCGCCGATTTGTCACGAACCATTCTCTGACCGTGCTGTTGGACATTCCCTTTGCGGTTCTTGTCCTGGCCGTGATGTGGCTGATCAGTCCAACCCTCGCGCTGGTGGTCATGCTCTCGCTGCCGGTCTATGCCTTGTTGTTCTACTCCATGACTCCATCGATACGAGCCCGTCTGCATGACGCGGTCGATCGCGAGGCGGTCAACCAGGCATTCGCGATCGAGACCATCAGCGGGATCCATACAGTAAAGGCCATGGCGGTTGAACCGTCGTTCTGGAGGAAGTGGGACGCGCAGCTGGCCGGCTCTGTGCGAGCGAGTGTTCAGGCGACCCGTCTGATCACGACCGTGAGGCACGTCGCGCTCGGCATGCGCAACCTCACCACCATGGTGGTCATCTGGGTCGGTGCCGCTCATGTGATCGATGGGCGACTCAGTATCGGGCAGCTGATCGCCCTCGGGCTGTTGTCGTCCCAGGTGACAGGATTAATGCTGAGATGGGACCAACTCTGGCAGGAGTTTCAGCAAGCGGACCTGTCGGTCCAGCGGCTGGGGGATATGCTGAACCGGCAACGGGAGCCCTCCTACAATCCGAATCGAGTCACGATTCCACAAGTCCAGGGGCAGGTCCGGTTTGAAAATGTCACGTTCCGATACCAGCCGGATGGGCCGACGGCTATTCGCATGCTGTCCTTTTCAGCAGAGCCTGGTCAAATTGTCGGGATCGTTGGACGGTCAGGATCCGGCAAGAGCACCATCGCCAAACTGCTTCAATGTCTGTATGGGCCTGAACAGGGGCGTATCCTGGTGGACGGAGTCGATCTGGCGCAGGTCGATCCGGCGTGGCTGCGAAGGCATGTGGGGGTGGTGTTACAAGAAAACGTCCTGTTCAACGGGTCGGTTCGGAGCAATATCGCGCTGGCCGATCCTGAGATGGCAATGGAGCAGGTCATGCAGGCGGCAACCTGGTCCGGTGCGCATGAGTTTATCGTGGAGTTAGAGCATGGCTATGAGACGTTGATCGGTGAACAGGGTTGGAAGCTCTCGATTGGGCAACGGCAGCAGATTGCGCTGGCCCGTACCCTGGCCGCGAATCCCCGCATCTTGATATTCGATGGAGCCATGAATGCATTAGACGAAGAATCTGAACAGGCCTTGCAACAGCACCTGCCCCAGATTGCTCAGGGACGTACCGTGTTCATCCTGGCTCATCGGTTGAACTGTATGCACCAGGCCCACCGTATCTATGTCCTGGACAAAGGGGAGATCATCGAGCAGGGCTCGTATGAGGACCTGCTTGAGCGGGCGGGAGCTTCTGCACAACTCAGTGAGTCTCAAACCAGGAATTAA